In Sphingobium sp. Z007, one DNA window encodes the following:
- a CDS encoding DUF1489 family protein → MPLHMTKIAFRSESPASLRAWLESHAGEARITTRYLPKRVEEMAGGSLYWIHGHMLVGRSPILGFEETGQGRHWIRLEPRLIPVRGSPKRAHQGWRYLEDADAPPDLEGGEADDLDAMPAALLGELSKLGLV, encoded by the coding sequence ATGCCGCTCCACATGACCAAGATCGCCTTCCGCAGCGAAAGCCCCGCATCCTTGCGCGCCTGGCTGGAAAGCCACGCGGGCGAAGCGCGGATCACCACCCGCTACCTGCCCAAGCGGGTAGAGGAGATGGCGGGCGGTTCGCTCTACTGGATTCACGGCCATATGCTGGTCGGCCGCAGCCCGATCCTGGGCTTTGAGGAAACCGGTCAGGGTCGCCATTGGATCAGGCTGGAACCGCGCCTGATTCCGGTGCGCGGGAGCCCCAAGCGCGCGCATCAGGGTTGGCGCTATCTGGAGGATGCGGATGCCCCGCCCGACCTGGAGGGCGGCGAGGCGGATGATCTGGACGCGATGCCGGCGGCGCTGCTGGGGGAACTCAGCAAGCTGGGGTTGGTGTAG
- the mgtE gene encoding magnesium transporter, producing the protein MSERGDPAEPLLRGDDTGDEAILEQAETGLDEDDRLKPAFLSSVLDAVEDGDSERARDLVSPLHPADIADLLELTPSERRADVAASLGDLVGAEVLSELNDYVRDDLIGALAPEQVAEFAAELDTDDAVAMIEDMEEADQQAVLDALDPEDRAAIESALSYPEESAGRLMQRDLVAVPAHMTVGQVIDYLRDNADLTQDFWEIYVVDAAHRPIGYCQLSWILTCPRGIAMTDLMKREQTLIPVDMDQEEVALRFQKYALISAAVVDSAGRLVGMITVDDVVHIIAEEAGEDILRLSGAGEGDINQPILMTVRTRLVWLVVNLGTAMVAASVVGLFEKTIEHLAMLAALMGIVSGMGGNAGTQTLAVMVRAIATNQVTSSNTLRMIVREFRIAATNGSVLGVLIGIGSYMIYGQLGLSLVFATAILINNMVAGLAGVLIPVTLDRRNIDPAVSSAVFVTMMTDSLGFFTFLGLATIFLT; encoded by the coding sequence ATGAGCGAGCGCGGCGATCCAGCCGAACCCCTATTGCGTGGGGACGACACGGGCGATGAAGCGATCCTCGAACAGGCCGAAACGGGCCTGGACGAGGATGATCGGCTGAAGCCTGCATTCCTGTCCTCCGTGCTCGACGCGGTGGAGGATGGCGACAGCGAAAGGGCGCGCGACCTGGTGTCGCCGCTCCACCCGGCCGACATTGCCGACCTTCTGGAACTCACGCCGTCGGAACGGCGCGCCGATGTCGCCGCCTCGCTGGGCGACCTGGTCGGCGCGGAAGTGCTGTCGGAACTCAACGACTATGTCCGCGACGATCTGATCGGCGCGCTCGCGCCCGAACAGGTGGCGGAATTTGCCGCCGAACTCGACACCGACGACGCCGTCGCGATGATCGAGGATATGGAGGAGGCCGACCAGCAGGCCGTCCTCGACGCGCTCGACCCCGAAGACCGCGCCGCGATCGAAAGCGCACTATCCTACCCGGAGGAGTCCGCCGGGCGCCTGATGCAGCGCGATCTGGTCGCGGTGCCCGCCCATATGACGGTCGGCCAGGTGATCGACTATCTGCGCGACAATGCCGACCTGACGCAGGATTTCTGGGAAATCTATGTGGTCGATGCGGCCCATCGGCCGATCGGCTATTGCCAGCTCAGCTGGATACTGACCTGCCCTCGCGGCATCGCCATGACCGACCTGATGAAGCGCGAACAGACGCTGATTCCGGTGGACATGGATCAGGAAGAAGTCGCGCTGCGCTTCCAGAAATATGCGCTGATCTCCGCCGCCGTGGTCGACAGCGCGGGCCGACTGGTCGGCATGATTACGGTGGATGACGTCGTCCACATCATTGCCGAGGAAGCGGGTGAGGATATCCTGCGCCTGTCGGGTGCGGGCGAAGGCGACATCAACCAGCCGATCCTGATGACGGTGCGCACGCGCCTGGTCTGGCTGGTCGTCAATCTGGGCACGGCGATGGTCGCCGCGTCGGTGGTGGGCCTGTTCGAAAAGACGATCGAACATCTGGCGATGCTGGCCGCGCTGATGGGCATCGTGTCGGGCATGGGCGGCAATGCGGGAACCCAGACGCTGGCGGTCATGGTGCGCGCCATCGCCACCAATCAGGTCACCAGTTCCAACACGCTGCGCATGATCGTGCGGGAATTTCGCATCGCCGCGACCAACGGATCGGTGCTTGGCGTGCTGATCGGCATCGGCTCTTATATGATCTACGGGCAACTGGGCCTGTCGCTGGTGTTCGCCACCGCAATCCTCATCAACAATATGGTGGCAGGGCTGGCGGGCGTGCTGATCCCGGTGACGCTCGACCGGCGCAACATCGACCCGGCCGTATCGTCCGCTGTGTTCGTGACGATGATGACCGATTCGCTGGGCTTCTTCACCTTTTTGGGGCTGGCGACGATTTTCCTGACCTGA
- a CDS encoding peptidylprolyl isomerase, producing MADETLTLTLDSGGDVVIKLRPDLAPGHVERITTLAKDGFYDGVVFHRVIPGFMAQGGDPTGTGMGGSKLPDIKAEFSREKHVRGVCSMARSSNPNSANSQFFICFDDATFLDGQYTVWGEVTSGMEHVDALPKGEPPRTPGKIVTATVA from the coding sequence ATGGCCGACGAAACCCTTACCCTTACCCTCGATAGCGGCGGCGACGTCGTGATCAAGCTGCGCCCCGATCTGGCTCCCGGCCATGTCGAGCGCATCACCACCCTGGCCAAGGACGGCTTTTATGACGGCGTGGTGTTCCACCGCGTCATCCCCGGCTTCATGGCGCAGGGCGGCGATCCGACCGGCACCGGCATGGGCGGATCGAAGCTGCCCGACATCAAGGCCGAGTTCAGCCGTGAAAAGCATGTCCGCGGCGTGTGCTCGATGGCCCGGTCGTCCAACCCGAACAGCGCCAACAGCCAGTTCTTCATCTGCTTTGACGACGCCACCTTCCTGGACGGCCAATATACCGTCTGGGGCGAAGTGACGTCGGGCATGGAGCATGTCGACGCCCTGCCCAAGGGCGAGCCGCCGCGCACGCCCGGCAAGATCGTCACCGCGACCGTCGCCTGA